Proteins from one Cryptomeria japonica chromosome 4, Sugi_1.0, whole genome shotgun sequence genomic window:
- the LOC131060406 gene encoding sugar transporter ERD6-like 6 — MGYRDDLEKGSRGENGDIKKALLEKGSTRLNKSKSGRHGGKGARKPDIGTFRGSALIAILCTCIVALGPIQFGFCIGYSSPTQSGIMDDLGLTVSQFSLFGSLSNVGAMVGAIISGQVADYIGRKGALLVAAIPNILGWLAISFAKDSSFLYLGRVLTGFGVGVISFTVPVYISEIAPKHLRGGLGAVNQLSVTIGIMLAYLFGLFLSWRSLAVAGMIPCALLVLGLFFIPESPRWLAKVGNDSFEASLQALRGSDIDVSLEAIEIKSIMEKSSQQSRIKFSELFERRYALPLTIGIGLLLLQQLSGVNGIMFYSTSIFKSAGISSANAASLGLGAIQVLTTGLTVWLMDKAGRRLLLMVSSGGMAICHFLVGLSFYLKSHMEGASQYETFFSVLALTSLLIFIVSFSLGMGAIPWIIMSEILPLNVKGLAGSVATLGNWMTSWVVTMTINLLMEWSYTGTFTLYSVVCAFTLIFVVLCVPETKGRTLEEIQASFR; from the exons ATGGGGTACAGGGATGATTTGGAAAAGGGAAGCAGGGGTGAAAATGGAGATATTAAAAAGGCCCTGTTAGAGAAAGGGAGCACCCGGCTGAACAAATCTAAATCTGGTCGTCATGGTGGTAAAGGGGCAAGAAAGCCAGATATTGGAACCTTCAGAGGAAGTGCTTTAATTGCAATATTATGTACATGTATAGTTGCCTTGGGGCCTATACAGTTTGGATTCTGT ATTGGATACTCTTCACCCACACAAAGTGGGATCATGGATGATCTTGGGTTAACTGTTTCTCAG TTCTCTTTATTTGGATCTTTATCCAATGTTGGAGCCATGGTGGGTGCAATAATCAGTGGACAAGTTGCTGATTATATTGGACGGAAAGGG GCATTACTAGTGGCTGCCATTCCAAATATTCTTGGGTGGCTTGCTATTTCTTTTGCCAAG GATTCTTCATTTTTGTACTTGGGAAGAGTGCTCACAGGCTTTGGAGTGGGAGTCATCTCATTCACC GTACCAGTATACATATCTGAGATTGCACCGAAGCACTTGCGAGGAGGTCTTGGGGCAGTAAATCAG CTTTCTGTGACAATTGGTATTATGCTGGCATATCTATTTGGACTGTTCCTTTCATGGCGGTCTCTGGCAGTTGCAG GCATGATCCCTTGTGCTCTTTTGGTACTCGGCCTCTTCTTCATCCCGGAATCCCCAAGATGGTTG GCAAAAGTTGGTAATGATAGTTTTGAAGCTTCATTACAGGCACTCCGAGGATCTGATATTGATGTCTCCCTTGAAGCAATtgaaatcaag AGTATCATGGAGAAGAGTAGTCAGCAAAGTAGAATCAAATTCTCTGAGCTCTTTGAGCGGAGATATGCCCTTCCTCTCACC ATTGGTATTGGGCTGCTACTTTTGCAGCAATTGAGTGGAGTTAATGGTATTATGTTTTACAGCACTTCCATTTTCAAATCTGCTG GAATTTCATCTGCTAATGCTGCATCACTTGGACTTGGTGCCATTCAG GTGCTCACAACTGGTCTTACTGTGTGGCTAATGGACAAAGCTGGTCGACGTCTCCTCCTTATG GTCTCATCAGGAGGCATGGCCATATGCCATTTCCTTGTTGGTCTCTCATTTTACTTGAAG AGCCATATGGAAGGAGCTTCTCAATATGAAACATTCTTCAGTGTTTTAGCTTTAACTAGTTTGTTG ATTTTCATTGTTTCCTTCTCACTCGGTATGGGTGCCATCCCATGGATTATCATGTCTGAG ATACTTCCTCTAAATGTCAAGGGTCTTGCTGGCAGCGTAGCAACACTGGGAAACTGGATGACATCATGGGTGGTGACAATGACTATCAATCTACTTATGGAATGGAGCTATACTG GGACATTCACGCTATATTCTGTTGTGTGCGCcttcacactgatctttgtggtatTGTGTGTTCCGGAAACCAAAGGGCGAACCCTGGAAGAGATCCAAGCATCCTTCAGATGA